In Deltaproteobacteria bacterium, the following proteins share a genomic window:
- a CDS encoding adenylylsulfate reductase: protein MSIFIDEDICNGCGKAEEAMCVMVCPGDLLFMKPDRKAAILERLPDCWDCAACVKHCPVGAIDLKLPLEISDEGMALRAKVLHTRTRWTLEHADGRQEILDIPIADTRDPSLEIKGESKE, encoded by the coding sequence GTGAGCATCTTCATCGACGAGGATATCTGCAATGGCTGCGGGAAGGCTGAGGAAGCCATGTGCGTCATGGTCTGCCCCGGCGACCTGCTGTTCATGAAACCGGACCGCAAGGCGGCCATCCTGGAACGGCTGCCCGACTGCTGGGACTGCGCCGCCTGCGTGAAGCACTGCCCGGTGGGGGCGATCGACCTCAAGCTCCCGCTCGAAATCTCCGACGAGGGGATGGCCTTGCGTGCCAAGGTGCTGCACACCCGGACGCGATGGACGCTGGAGCACGCCGACGGACGGCAGGAGATTCTCGACATACCCATCGCCGATACCCGCGATCCGAGCCTGGAGATCAAGGGCGAGTCTAAGGAGTAG